One genomic region from Yarrowia lipolytica chromosome 1C, complete sequence encodes:
- a CDS encoding uncharacterized protein (Compare to YALI0C21604g, similar to uniprot|P00729 Saccharomyces cerevisiae YMR297w PRC1 carboxypeptidase y serine-type protease P3.65. f3.1) gives MHSPSTYLPGIASKAGQFLVSRDLNCLATVFNLASSGVVGLRQAALSCCMQVALNWRTAPNPSLYSSSSCFTLVDQRTPFYRNKHKMKFSVLALNALVASVTASSLWQQHVLGDNKDGISAADISLWKEVEQQFPGQIASKMEEMESRFAPKKTTKRKANWISTTSLNGNTLRVADPSSLGVDTVQQYSGYVDIEEEDKHLFYWFFESRNDPKNDPVILWLNGGPGCSSMTGLFFELGPSNINEDLTLSHNEFSWNQNASVIFLDQPVNVGFSHSPNRIKNSRDGAKDVNTFLNLFFDKFPQYKDLDFHIAGESYAGHYIPAIATEIQSNRHTNNFNLSSLLIGNGITDSRTQIEGYEPMACGKGGHPAILSPEDCNKIHESVPKCQKLIDLCYETNTRYACVAPSVYCDNAIFSSFSKTGLNVYDIREQCGESALCYSQIEWITNYLNQDHVLEALGAEIEVFEGCKNSVGVDFGFDGDGNRPFHGDIADLLDDGLPILIYAGDKDFICNWVGNKMWTDALEWTGAEKFGKAEIRNWTVNGENAGEVKTAKGLTYLRVYEAGHMVPFNQPEVALDMVNRWVGKYEYEE, from the coding sequence ATGCACTCTCCGTCGACATATCTACCCGGGATAGCATCAAAGGCGGGTCAATTTCtggtatcacgtgatctgaaTTGTCTTGCTACTGTCTTCAATCTTGCTTCTTCCGGTGTTGTCGGACTCCGACAAGCTGCATTATCATGCTGCATGCAAGTGGCTCTAAATTGGCGCACGGCTCCAAACCCGTCTCTTTAttcctcttcatcttgcTTCACTCTAGTTGATCAACGCACCCCATTTTACCGGAATAAACACAAGATGAAGTTTTCGGTGCTTGCTCTCAATGCTCTGGTTGCCTCGGTGACAGCCTCGTCGCTCTGGCAACAGCATGTCCTCGGTGATAACAAGGACGGCATTTCGGCCGCTGACATCTCTCTGTGGAAAGAGGTTGAACAGCAATTCCCCGGGCAGATTGCGtccaagatggaggagatggagtcgCGATTTGcgcccaagaagaccacCAAACGAAAGGCCAACTGGATTTCCACCACTTCTCTCAATGGCAACACACTGAGAGTGGCTGATCCCTCGTCGCTAGGAGTGGACACTGTTCAGCAATATTCTGGCTATGTGGACATTGAAGAGGAAGACAAACATCTGTTCTACTGGTTCTTTGAGTCCCGAAATGACCCCAAGAATGACCCCGTCATTCTGTGGCTTAACGGAGGTCCCGGATGCTCTTCCATGACTGGCTTGTTCTTTGAACTTGGCccctccaacatcaacgAGGACCTGACTCTGTCTCACAACGAGTTCTCCTGGAACCAGAACGCCTCGGTTATCTTCCTAGACCAGCCTGTCAACGTGGGCTTCTCCCACTCCCCCAACCGAATCAAGAACTCCCGAGATGGAGCCAAGGACGTCAACACCTTCCtcaacctcttcttcgacaAGTTCCCTCAGTACAAGGACCTCGATTTCCACATTGCCGGTGAATCTTACGCTGGTCACTACATCCCTGCTATTGCTACTGAAATCCAGTCCAACAGACACACCAACAACTTCAACTTGAGCTCTCTGCTCATCGGAAACGGTATCACCGACTCTCGAACCCAGATTGAGGGATACGAGCCCATGGCCTGCGGTAAGGGCGGCCATCCTGCAATTCTATCCCCTGAGGACTGTAACAAGATCCACGAGAGCGTGCCCAAGTGCCAGAAGCTCATTGATCTGTGCTACGAGACTAACACCCGGTATGCCTGCGTCGCTCCCTCCGTCTACTGCGACAATGCCATCttcagctccttctccaagaCCGGTCTGAATGTGTACGATATTCGAGAGCAGTGTGGTGAGTCCGCTCTGTGCTACAGTCAGATTGAGTGGATCACAAACTACTTGAACCAGGACCACGTTCTGGAGGCTCTAGGAGCCGAGATTGAGGTCTTTGAGGGCTGCAAGAACTCTGTGGGTGTTGACTTTGGTTTTGATGGTGATGGAAACCGTCCTTTCCACGGAGACATTGCCGATCTGCTGGACGATGGACTTCCCATTCTCATCTATGCCGGTGACAAGGACTTTATCTGCAACTGGGTAGGAAACAAAATGTGGACTGATGCTCTCGAGTGGACTGGAGCCGAGAAGTTTGGCAAGGCCGAGATTCGAAACTGGACCGTCAACGGAGAGAACGCTGGAGAAGTTAAGACCGCTAAGGGACTCACCTATCTGCGAGTCTACGAGGCCGGTCATATGGTTCCTTTCAACCAGCCCGAGGTTGCTCTGGACATGGTCAACCGGTGGGTTGGCAAGTATGAGTATGAGGAGTAA
- a CDS encoding uncharacterized protein (Compare to YALI0C21626g, some similarities with uniprot|P53146 Saccharomyces cerevisiae YGL098w, similar to Saccharomyces cerevisiae USE1 (YGL098W); ancestral locus Anc_6.164) — MNTILSNLGQTASELARKAAVDTEEIYTALDDDSGYQINELSTLYDDGDAFVLGLQRLKADKNLERARVLSHSSATPVEKQDLRKIGTDLLFVRQYELEVDGREQQLTSLIKRRETEEIELERERQEREALLEGDQDLTPQSHGLRKRGAHGSMDNEISQDATLQTKLRVDENEQDDIANDVLSLVRRMKQNAVDMNQKLAKDDAMVKDTAAALESSSTKMGSVGQKMNEYQRTAAIGYFFYIKAVVFMVVAVAGGMIIIRLFPKW; from the coding sequence ATGAACACCATCTTGTCAAATCTCGGCCAAACAGCCTCAGAACTGGCCCGAAAGGCCGCTGTTGACACGGAAGAGATTTACACAGCCctggacgacgactccGGATACCAGATCAACGAGCTGTCGACACTATACGACGATGGAGATGCGTTTGTGCTCGGTCTGCAGCGGTTAAAGGCCGACAAGAACCTCGAGCGAGCGCGAGTGCTCAGCCATAGCTCGGCAACACCGGTGGAGAAGCAGGACCTGCGGAAAATTGGCACCGATCTGCTGTTTGTCCGACAATACGAGCTCGAGGTGGACGGACGAGAGCAGCAACTGACCAGTCTCATCAAGCGGCGAGAAacggaggagattgagctgGAGCGGGAACGGCAGGAGCGTGAAGCGCTTCTGGAGGGAGACCAGGACCTTACCCCTCAGTCACATGGCTTGAGAAAACGTGGTGCTCACGGTAGCATGGACAATGAAATTTCCCAGGATGCCACACTGCAGACTAAGCTGCGGGTGGACGAGAACGAGCAGGATGACATTGCTAACGACGTGCTTTCATTGGTGCGAAGAATGAAGCAGAATGCTGTGGATATGAACCagaagctggccaaggatgACGCAATGGTGAAGGATACAGCGGCCGCTCTGGAATCGTCGTCTACAAAGATGGGATCCGTGGGACAGAAGATGAACGAGTACCAGCGGACTGCAGCTATTGGTTACTTCTTCTACATCAAGGCGGTGGTGTTTATGGTGGTTGCTGTGGCGGGAGGTATGATTATCATTCGGTTGTTCCCTAAATGGTGA
- a CDS encoding uncharacterized protein (Compare to YALI0C21648g, similar to uniprot|P14284 Saccharomyces cerevisiae YPL167C DNA polymerase zeta catalytic subunit (EC 2.7.7.7), similar to Saccharomyces cerevisiae REV3 (YPL167C); ancestral locus Anc_8.694), which yields MSGLRIQINYIDYVMAPPGPLDWSKVPETVSCECDYKDLHRVPVLRIFGGTSDGLSSCAHVHNVFQYFYIPYTGPSLSPADSEPFIADMYRRINLQLRSKRTRGEKLPEECSFLANIVLCKATPFYGYHEGWRYYLKIVVVDPSHVGMLVDMFRNGVFGWDHSRVFESHLSYILQFFCDYNLHGCGWMEASRYMMRREGMISKSEFEVDLQAEYILNRLVISTNKKPGDKAFHSLKELWTSLQSIRDKFSKGEYKSDYGERTVNDPREQWFSAQSMFSELEEKVSKADSAHSYVQFWPKRPYDNLVPTAFETTKCMFKGEGASEVDSFVFDVSFDDLPSMSQEKRSSATRKHSSTPPPSTRKQKGLNFKVTKPKFDVPNTAKTSTAVATATLTTTVYTFKPPPSRGLCITDLDDNNMAQKVYPKPHYSRDSDVPTKTMTHGGVTFRILGSSVKYLPTGFPEKPSNYALKGVVELAKSPPSRDDVLKWIGKTTNNADLFLSQIAPPTQKPKYSFPSQNTLSQRHESAALTVMSMEVHVNTRKGLNPDPDLDPILFVVWHMLGGPSGVIINAEDCPDFTNIIEAPSTVVKTECEMITHLQKMVENFDPDILTGFEVQASSWGYVQDRCKTMLYPCEFGRVQHHKMSSKIDTWGARKASGVKVVGRHVLNLWRMIRGEVSLLKYTLENVVFHVLHERIPFYTHDTLTEMCVGSLSDRKLLVEYKCTRSNYNLQLLSTLEIVSRTAEQARVVGIDFSSVYTRGSQYKVESFLARLTKSENFMLASPSREQVGQQNALECIALVMEPESRLYTSPVLVLDFQSLYPSVILAHNYCYSTCLGKWTDFEKDGNTLGTEKLFYKPSLVKRLLTKDDVTISPNGLVFVKPHIRVSLLARMLGEILETRFMVKDTAKLDRDNVSFQRLNHNRQLALKLVANVTYGYTSASFSGRMPCAEIADAIVQSGRETLEKCIDVIHGSDKWAAKVVYGDTDSLFVCLPGRTKDEAFKIGTEIADTITSANPAPMKLQFEKVYLPCMLISKKRYVGYKWEYSKQMYPIFDAKGIETVRRDGTPAAQKIEEKALRILFDTADLSLVKSYLYEQWTKILTGKVSIQDFCFAKEVKLGQYKEGGVLPAGAKISAEKMAVDMRFEPQYKERIPYVVVAGPPKSRLIDRCVSPEELVRNANSLILDADYYIHKTLIPPLDRFFNCVGASVLKWYEEMPKKRRYEFYQTVSRAKTNQTTLKSYAVSNSCIVCKTAQTSGLSKLCATCESDPGHATFVLNSDLRYREKRLDELNTICAQCSGDFETRCESQDCPIYYSRVKAVSKAEDASERLVEWTEGLEW from the coding sequence ATGTCGGGACTGCGCATCCAGATAAATTACATCGACTATGTAATGGCTCCTCCGGGGCCGCTGGACTGGTCCAAGGTGCCTGAAACGGTATCTTGCGAATGCGACTACAAAGATCTACACCGGGTTCCAGTGCTGCGGATATTTGGAGGCACCTCGGACGGTCTTTCGTCTTGCGCACATGTGCACAACGTCTTCCAATACTTTTACATACCCTACACCGGTCCTTCCTTAAGTCCGGCGGATTCGGAGCCGTTCATAGCAGACATGTATCGCCGAATCAACCTGCAACTCCGTTCCAAGAGGACACGTGGCGAGAAGTTACCCGAGGAGTGTAGTTTTCTGGCCAACATTGTGCTATGCAAAGCTACACCATTCTACGGATACCATGAGGGATGGAGATACTACCTGAAGATCGTGGTGGTGGACCCTAGTCATGTTGGAATGCTGGTGGACATGTTCAGGAACGGTGTGTTTGGATGGGACCACTCGCGTGTGTTTGAGAGCCACTTGTCTTACATTTTGCAATTCTTTTGCGACTACAATTTGCATGGTTGTGGATGGATGGAGGCGTCCAGGTACATGATGAGAAGGGAAGGTATGATCTCCAAGTCGGAGTTTGAGGTTGACTTGCAGGCCGAATACATCTTAAACCGACTGGTGATTTCGACCAACAAGAAGCCAGGGGACAAGGCGTTCCATTCACTGAAAGAGCTGTGGACGAGCTTACAGAGCATTAGAGACAAGTTCAGCAAAGGCGAGTACAAGAGTGACTATGGAGAAAGGACTGTAAATGACCCGCGGGAGCAGTGGTTTTCAGCCCAGTCCATGTTCtcggagttggaggagaaggtgagCAAGGCAGACTCGGCCCATTCATACGTGCAGTTCTGGCCCAAAAGGCCATACGACAATCTCGTTCCCACAGCGTTTGAAACGACAAAATGCATGTTCAAGGGAGAGGGTGCCTCAGAAGTGGACAGTTTTGTGTTTGATGTGTCCTTTGACGATCTTCCTTCCATGTCCCAGGAAAAGAGAAGCAGTGCAACAAGAAAACACAGTTCCACTCCTCCCCCATCAACCAGGAAACAAAAGGGACTCAACTTCAAGGTGACCAAACCCAAGTTTGATGTTCCAAATACTGCAAAGACGAGTACTGCTGTTGCTACTGCTACTTTAACTACAACAGTCTACACTTTCAAGCCACCTCCATCGCGTGGACTGTGTATTACCGATTTAgacgacaacaacatggCACAGAAAGTCTACCCAAAGCCGCActactcacgtgattcagACGTCcccacaaaaacaatgaCACACGGAGGCGTCACTTTTCGAATTCTGGGGTCTTCCGTAAAGTATCTACCAACGGGATTCCCCGAAAAGCCCTCAAACTATGCTCTTAAGGGCGTTGTTGAGCTGGCAAAGTCTCCTCCATCGCGTGATGACGTACTCAAGTGGATAGGAAAGACTACCAACAATGCTGATCTGTTTCTGTCCCAGATAGCGCCTCCTACCCAGAAGCCCAAGTACTCTTTCCCCAGTCAAAACACACTCTCCCAGCGACACGAGTCGGCTGCTTTAACGGTCATGAGCATGGAGGTTCATGTGAACACTCGAAAAGGTCTCAATCCAGACCCAGATCTTGACCCAATCCTGTTCGTTGTCTGGCACATGTTGGGTGGTCCCAGTGGAGTGATTATCAACGCCGAGGATTGCCCAGACTTCACAAACATCATCGAAGCACCTTCCACTGTCGTCAAAACAGAGTGTGAAATGATCACTCATCTTCAGAAAATGGTGGAGAACTTTGATCCTGACATTCTGACTGGCTTTGAAGTCCAAGCTTCTTCCTGGGGCTATGTTCAAGACCGTTGCAAGACCATGTTGTACCCATGTGAATTTGGAAGGGTTCAGCATCATAAGATGAGCTCGAAAATTGACACTTGGGGCGCACGAAAGGCTTCTGGAGTCAAAGTAGTTGGCCGTCATGTGCTCAACTTGTGGCGTATGATTCGTGGGGAGGTTTCTTTGTTGAAATACAcgcttgagaatgtcgtcTTCCACGTTCTACACGAACGCATTCCCTTCTACACACACGATACGCTCACAGAAATGTGTGTGGGCAGTCTGTCTGACCGGAAATTACTTGTGGAGTACAAATGCACGCGGTCCAATTACAATCTGCAGCTCTTGAGCACTCTGGAGATTGTTTCACGAACAGCTGAGCAGGCTCGAGTGGTGGGAATCGACTTTTCGTCCGTCTACACCCGCGGCAGTCAGTACAAAGTCGAGTCGTTTCTTGCTCGCCTGACAAAAAGTGAGAACTTCATGCTGGCAAGCCCCAGTAGAGAACAGGTTGGTCAGCAGAATGCCCTGGAGTGCATTGCTTTGGTAATGGAGCCCGAATCTCGACTTTATACGAGCCCCGTTCTTGTTCTGGACTTTCAGTCTCTTTATCCTTCCGTCATCTTAGCCCACAATTACTGCTACTCCACCTGTTTGGGCAAATGGACTGATTTTGAAAAGGACGGAAACACTTTGGGAACGGAGAAACTGTTCTACAAGCCGTCTTTGGTAAAACGGTTGCTGACTAAAGACGATGTGACCATCTCTCCAAATGGCCTGGTGTTTGTGAAACCCCATATTCGAGTTTCTCTGTTAGCTCGAATGCTGGgtgagattctggagaccAGATTCATGGTCAAGGATACTGCCAAGCTCGATAGAGACAATGTGTCGTTCCAGAGACTCAACCATAACCGACAGCTTGCTCTGAAGCTCGTGGCCAACGTCACATATGGATACACTTCTGCCTCCTTCTCTGGACGTATGCCCTGTGCCGAAATCGCTGACGCAATAGTTCAAAGTGGACGTGAGACGCTCGAAAAGTGCATTGACGTGATCCATGGATCGGACAAATGGGCAGCCAAGGTCGTCTACGGCGATACAGACTCGTTGTTTGTATGTCTACCTGGTCGTACCAAGGATGAAGCATTCAAGATTGGTACTGAGATCGCTGATACCATAACATCTGCCAATCCAGCACCCATGAAATTGCAGTTTGAAAAGGTCTATCTTCCTTGCATGCTCATATCCAAGAAGCGATACGTGGGCTACAAGTGGGAGTACTCGAAGCAGATGTATCCCATTTTCGACGCCAAGGGAATCGAAACTGTGCGACGAGACGGCACCCCTGCTGCccagaagattgaggagaaggctcttCGTATCTTGTTTGACACTGCTGATTTATCTCTGGTCAAATCGTACCTCTACGAGCAGTGGACGAAGATTCTAACTGGTAAGGTCTCGATTCAGGACTTTTGTTTTGCCAAGGAAGTCAAGTTAGGCCAGTACAAGGAAGGGGGAGTGTTGCCCGCGGGTGCGAAGATCTCGGCTGAGAAAATGGCAGTCGACATGCGCTTTGAACCCCAGTACAAGGAACGTATCCCATatgtggttgttgctggtcCTCCCAAAAGTCGGCTGATTGACCGATGTGTTTCTCCTGAAGAACTAGTCAGGAACGCCAACTCTCTCATTCTCGACGCCGACTACTACATTCACAAGACTCTGATTCCCCCTCTGGATCGGTTCTTTAACTGTGTGGGTGCTTCTGTTCTCAAGTGGTACGAGGAGATGCCCAAGAAGCGGCGGTACGAGTTTTACCAGACTGTTTCTCGAGCAAAGACCAACCAAACCACGCTCAAGTCGTACGCTGTGTCCAACTCGTGCATCGTCTGCAAGACTGCCCAGACGTCTGGCTTGTCTAAACTTTGCGCCACGTGCGAGAGTGATCCTGGTCATGCAACATTCGTGCTTAACTCCGATCTGAGGTACAGGGAGAAGCGGCTGGATGAGCTCAACACAATCTGCGCGCAGTGCTCAGGCGACTTTGAGACTAGGTGCGAGTCTCAGGACTGTCCTATTTACTACTCACGGGTCAAGGCAGTGAGTAAGGCGGAAGATGCAAGTGAGAGGCTAGTGGAGTGGACTGAGGGGCTGGAGTGGTGA
- a CDS encoding uncharacterized protein (Compare to YALI0C21670g, no similarity) — MSPSTKNLEARRQPSLVTRGASSAIMALPHELAIHNCLAISWARKQTPSVSPIPSGRVCEDIPFLSFPFLSFRTLSEPVLGRNCDVERVIGATGDDGPVEWTTVLEVAGQRISACCSLHQTNAYFQSMLHYLYISLVLPSLQ; from the coding sequence ATGTCACCAAGTACAAAGAATCTAGAAGCACGGCGCCAACCCTCATTGGTGACACGAGGGGCTTCTTCTGCGATAATGGCCCTTCCTCACGAGCTCGCTATTCATAATTGCTTAGCAATATCCTGGGCGAGGAAACAGACACCTTCTGTTTCTCCCATTCCGAGTGGTAGGGTCTGCGAGGATATCCCTTTTCTCAGCTTCCCTTTTCTCAGCTTCCGAACACTTTCTGAACCAGTTCTGGGACGAAACTGCGATGTTGAACGCGTCATTGGCGCCACAGGCGATGATGGACCCGTTGAAtggactactgtacttgaagtAGCAGGGCAAAGGATATCTGCATGCTGTTCACTGCATCAGACCAACGCCTACTTTCAATCAATGCTTCATTATCTATATATATCCTTAGTCCTTCCTTCACTGCAATAG
- a CDS encoding uncharacterized protein (Compare to YALI0C21692g, similar to Saccharomyces cerevisiae RFC5 (YBR087W); ancestral locus Anc_3.326, similar to uniprot|P38251 Saccharomyces cerevisiae YBR087w RFC5 DNA replication factor C 40 KD subunit P6.11. f4.1), with protein MSLWVDKHRPKSLDHVDYHQDISERFSALAATGDLPHLLVYGPSGAGKKTRVMGLLKKLYGPSVEKISTKSHKFVTPSKRELELGVICSAYHLEVTPSDMGNNDRLVIQQLLKETAETQQVDLNAKQRFKVVIINEADSLSRDAQAALRRTMEKYTKNIRLILLTNSTSNIIAPIRSRTLLVRVAAPTEQDIVNVLEKVAAKEHVDLENTKTLEKIASHSDRNLRKALLTLETLYTFAGSKTVSENTPIPTPDWEMVIGRIARELVSSRTPATLLAIRSLFYELLSHCIPPSTILKELTYRLIPVVPANLRVPLISAAATYEHRLKLGAKYIFHLEAFCAKVMVLLEE; from the coding sequence ATGTCTCTCTGGGTAGATAAACACCGTCCCAAGTCCCTCGATCACGTGGATTACCACCAGGACATCTCCGAGCGGTTTTCCGCGCTTGCCGCGACAGGCGATCTGCCTCATCTTCTCGTCTACGGACCGTCGGGAGCAGGCAAGAAGACCCGAGTCATGGGACTGCTCAAAAAGCTCTACGGCCCCAGCGTGGAGAAAATCAGCACCAAGTCCCACAAGTTCGTGACGCCGTCGAAGCGAGAACTCGAGCTCGGCGTCATTTGCTCGGCTTACCATCTTGAAGTGACGCCGTCCGACATGGGCAACAATGACCGTCTTGTGATCCAGCAATTGCTCAAGGAAACTGCTGAAACTCAGCAGGTCGACCTCAATGCCAAACAACGGTTCAAGGTGGTGATCATCAACGAGGCCGACTCGCTGTCTCGTGACGCCCAGGCTGCCCTCAGACGAACCATGGAAAAATACACAAAGAATATCCGACTGATTCTGCTCACTaactccacctccaatATCATTGCACCCATCAGGTCGCGAACCCTGCTGGTGCGAGTCGCTGCACCTACCGAGCaggacattgtcaacgTACTGGAAAAAGTGGCTGCCAAGGAACATGTGGATCTTGAGAACACCAAAACCCTGGAAAAGATTGCTTCGCATAGCGACCGGAACCTGCGGAAGGCTCTATTGACTCTGGAGACTCTGTACACCTTTGCAGGCTCCAAAACGGTGTCGGAAAACACTCCAATTCCTACTCCTGACTGGGAAATGGTCATTGGCCGTATTGCCCGAGAACTCGTGTCATCTCGAACCCCAGCCACTCTGTTGGCCATCAGATCGCTCTTTTATGAGCTGCTCTCCCATTGCATTCCTCCCTCGAcgattctcaaggagctcaccTACAGACTGATTCCGGTGGTGCCTGCCAATCTGAGGGTGCCGTTGATTTCTGCCGCAGCCACCTACGAGCATCGGTTGAAGCTGGGTGCGAAGTATATCTTTCATCTGGAGGCGTTTTGCGCAAAggtgatggtcttgttggaggagtAA
- a CDS encoding uncharacterized protein (Compare to YALI0C21736g, no similarity possibly noncoding) has protein sequence MERKTIFASGNLECARDTGTHILELCGACLLAVQGATGSQRTVLLLYSYHTDTYYGQSLVMAPSIVYRSRINLRPSPHCTAHPGTTVSATRNPLLIDGRCVDPVGNTTHNEHQHNGVHHMMAHTPDRHQRCLFLSPSAAQATCTFWILLTVPPVRHQTGLQSTSRMERIHTAHLKQSMAEALTPPTIKTV, from the coding sequence ATGGAACGTAAAACGATATTCGCCAGTGGTAATCTGGAATGCGCTAGGGATACAGGTACACACATTCTGGAGCTTTGTGGAGCTTGTTTGTTGGCGGTGCAAGGCGCAACAGGTAGTCaacgtactgtactcttactgtactcgtaccacaCTGACACTTATTATGGCCAGTCGTTGGTGATGGCACCTTCGATTGTCTATCGGAGCCGCATAAATCTCcgtccatcaccacactGTACAGCTCACCCAGGTACAACTGTTTCAGCAACCAGGAACCCCCTGTTGATCGACGGCCGATGCGTGGATCCTGTCGGGAACACAACCCACAATGAACATCAACACAATGGCGTGCATCACATGATGGCACACACCCCCGATAGACACCAGCGGTGCTTGTTCCTTAGCCCGTCCGCAGCCcaggctacttgtacattctGGATACTCCTTACTGTACCTCCTGTCAGGCACCAAACAGGCCTACAGTCAACCTCGAGGATGGAGAGAATCCACACTGCCCATCTGAAACAATCTATGGCTGAGGCTCTAACACCTCCCACAATCAAGACTGTTTAG